ACACGAAGATCGACGGTGATGCGGGCGGCGGCAATTCGAACGACGAACGCATCCAGGCGACTTCCTCCCGGGGCGAACGTCCGAAAAGGCGCCGGAACTCCCGGCTGAACTGTGACGTGCTCTCGTAGCCTACATGTAGCGATGCAGCGGCGGCCGTCATGCTGTTCCGGAACATCAGGAGTCTGGCTTGGTGCAAACGGACGGCCTTCACGTACTGCATCGGCGACGTCTGGGTCACCTGCCTGAAATGCGCATGAAAGCTTGGCACGCTCATGCTGGCTTCCCCCGCTAACTGGCTCACGTCGAGCGCCTTCGCATAATCCAAGTGGATACGGCGAATGGAGCGCGAGATGCGGCCGAAATTGCCCTCCATGTCCAGTGCCGCCCTCATCGCGCCACCCTGCGCCCCGGTCAGCACCCGGTAATAGATTTCACGCACCATTGCCGGCCCGAGAATCCGACTGTCGTCGGGGGCGGCCATGATATCGAGGAAACGCTCTACAGTCGCACCCAAGGCCGGCTCCATCACCGAAGACACCATCCCGCAGGGGGCTGTCGGTGCGGGTATGTCCTGCTCCTGAAGTTCGAGCAGCAATTCGGCCGCCATCGGTATGTCCAGATGGAGGTAGATAGCCAGCAAGGGTTTTGTCTCGCTGGCTTCTGTCTCCATCGTGAAGGGAACCGGAATGGAGACGGCGAGGTAGTGCTGGGCGTCGTAGATGTAGGTTTCGCTGCCCCAATAACCCCGTTTACGGCCCTGGCACACGATGACGATGCCGGGATCGTATAACACCGGCGTTTTGTTCAATGGGCGATTCGAACGCAGGAATCGCACGTCCGGTAACGCGGTGAGGTTATATCCCTCGCGCGGGGCCATCTGCGCCAGCAGGGACACCATACGCTGCCCGCGTTGTTCGATATCGACGGAATCGATGCTCATTGATGCGCACCCCTGATAACTTTATGCGCTCATTTTGCACGTTCCACCACTACAGGTAACCCCGACTCATAGTAATAGGCAATAAATTCAGAAAATCTCGCGTTCGGTTCGGGATCGATGCTCCCTACGATGGTTTTCTCTCCCCCATAGGGACAATCGACCATCCAGATAGAGGCTACAGATATGAACCGGACCAGGACGATCCTCATCACCGGTGTCAGTAGCGGATTCGGTCAGGCGTTGGCTGAAGCGGCCCTGGCCGCCGGACACCGCGTCATCGGTACGGTACGGCAGGCGAGTACGGCGACGGCGTTCGAGGCCCACGAATCCGGCAACGCCCATGCGAGGCAGCTCGACCTGACAGACACGCCAGCCATCGCGAAGGTGGTCAGGGATATCGAAAAGACGCTCGGCCCGATCGATGTGTTAGTCAATAACGCGGGCTATGGCCATGAAGGCATTCTGGAAGAATCACCCACTGAGGAAATGCGCCGGCAATTCGAAGTGAACGTCTTTGGGGCGGTTGAAATGATCCAGGTGCTGTTACCGTTCTTCCGGGAACGCCGCTCCGGACACATCATCAACATAACCTCGATGGGTGGCTTCATTACGATGCCCGGCATCGCCTATTACTGTGGCAGTAAATTCGCACTGGAAGGGATATCCGACACCCTCAGTAAGGAGTTGGCCCCCTTCAACATACGGGTGACTGCTGTGGCCCCGGGCTCGTTCCGCACGGATTGGGCGGGCCGGTCGATGCGCCGGTCTCCCCGGCAGATCTCCGATTATGACGAACTATTCGAGCCGGTCCGCCGGGCGCGCCAGGAAAAAAGCGGAAAGCAGCTCGGCAATCCAGCCAAGGCCGCAAAGGCCATGTTGGACATCATCGAATCCGATGCACCGCCGACACATTTGCTGCTCGGTAGTGACGCACTCGGGTTGGTGCGGAATCGGCTTTCCGAAATGGCGCGGGAAATCGACGCCTGGGAGGCCCTCACCGTATCCACCGATGGATAGGCCAACACGTGGTTTTCGGCGATAATTAACGTAATTCCGCTCGGAAGGCCGCGGGACTGGTCCCGCGATTTGCCCCAGCCTACTGCCTTGGCAAACCGCAGGACCAGGTCCACAGATAGACGCACCGGCGTCAACGCCAGGTGTCATCCCTTGCGTGAGGGAGGGTACCCACCATGACCATCGAACTCGATCACACCATCATCCCCGTTCGAAATCGAGAGGCTGCCGCCGAGTTGCTCGCTTACCTTCTGGATGTGCCCTGGGAAGCCTCGGGAAACATCGGTCCGTTTTCACCGGTTTACGTCAACGAGGGCCTGACGCTCGACTTCGACGAAGCCGATGGTTCCTATCCGGTACTGCACTATTGCTTTCGCGTCAGCGAGCAGGAATTCGACGACATTCTGGGCAGGATTACCGCCCAGGGCATCGACTACAGAAGCACCCCGAATGGCCGGGCGGATATGAAGGTCAACACCCAGCATGGGGGACGCAACGTTTACTGGAACGAACCCGACGGCCACATCTGGGAAATCCTGACCGTCAGCTATGCAAGACGGCCGTCAGGCGATCACTAACACGGCTTCATCGTTCCATCCGTTCGCCAACGGCGTCCGTCTGGAGGATCGTGCAAGAACCCCGGAGGATTCTGTTACAGGAAACAATTGCTCCTGTGAGACACTACGTACCGCCCAGTGCGCCTTTGCGGGCGTTCACGGCATATACGATGACGGCGGATACGGCCGTTTCATAGTGCAACCTTCAGGAGAAATGAGCATGACTTTGCGAAAAGCTGTATTACCTATCTTTTTCGTTGTTTCCCAGTTTGGCCTGTTCTTGCCTGCACAGGCCGACACGCTGGGCATTCTTTCGCTTGAAGACGAGGCAGCACAAGTCGACGATAGCGAAGCCTCCAACAACCGATAAGTCACTGTAACCGCTGTAAAACAACTTACGGACGACAGCGCTGATCCACCTCTCACTATCCGTTTATTACTCAGCTTGACCACCAGTAGTTCAGGCAACGCCCATAAAACCAAGAAAGCTCTGACCTGACCTGCTGGCTTTTCTTCCTTCAAATCTTCGCTTCCCTCAACGCCTTCGCTACAAGATCGCTGCCTCGCCCCAACCGGCGAATATGACCCACTGCCTGCGGTACCGTCATCGCCAGGGGACGAATACGACCCTCGGCAAAATAGCCCACCGAGCCCGACCAGGGGTCCGGCGCACCCGGTAGATAAACCACCACGTCGCCACCTTCGAGCCGTTCGATCTCGAACCCAAGCTGGGCGTTGTCGTCGAATTGCACCAATACCGGCTGCAGGCTGTGGGTTTGGTCCTCCTCCATCTGCAGGTGATCGGCGAATCCCTTGACGAATGCATAGCCGGGGATGGCCAGCAGACCGCTGTCTATCCTTCGATAGGCACGCCTGGCCAGCTTGCTGCGTGCCGCCAACCCCGCAATGAAACAAACGATAAGGACCGCCAGCAATGCCAGGATCTCAGCGACGGCGATGCCCGCCACAGAGTCGACGGGTAGCAGACGGCCAAGAGGCTTGGCCATGTGCAGCATGATCCCATAGGCCTTTCCCAGCACAACAATAATGACCACCAACGGCAACAGAAAAACAAACCCGCCGACGATGGTGGTGCGGATGAATATCATGATTATTCCTCCTCCAGCGCCCGACCCGCCCGAGGCGATGAGCGGCAGCACGCAACGGCTGCGCATTAGCGTCACCGCCGCAGTCGTATCGCCTCACCTTGTATCCCTTCACAGTCTTGTAGCACATCACCAGTACTGCAACGGAGAACGAGGTGGCCGGGACTGAGATGCCAGCTCAATCCGGTTAGGGATGTTAACCAAACCACCGAAATTTCGGAGAAACGAACAAATAAGGCGTAGGAACGTGCCCGCCCGCCAGCGCGCCATACGCCTATAATATCAACAGTGCTAGCAAGACATTGCCAAGGTTTTTTCACAATGTTCCTAGTCGATCCATTATCAAAGGAGTTTCGATGAAAACGGTTGGTTATGCAGCGTATTCCTCCGATGCCAAGATGGTTCCCTATCATTTCGAGCGTCGTGCCTTACGGGCAAATGATGTATCCATTGAAATTCTGTTCAGCGGTGTCTGTCATTCCGATTTGCACACGGTAAATGGTGATTGGGGCCCGCAGCCTTACCCGCTAGTGCCCGGCCATGAAATTATCGGTCGGGTATTGGAGGTCGGCCCGGACGTTACACAATACAAGCCGGGCGATCACGTCGGTGTTGGCTGTATGGTCGACAGCTGCCAGGAATGCGATCAGTGCCATCACCATGAAGAGCAATATTGCAGGCATGGCATGACACCGACCTACGGTGCGCCGGATCGTATCGACGGCGAGACGACCCAGGGCGGCT
The window above is part of the Marinobacter nanhaiticus D15-8W genome. Proteins encoded here:
- a CDS encoding VOC family protein, which codes for MTIELDHTIIPVRNREAAAELLAYLLDVPWEASGNIGPFSPVYVNEGLTLDFDEADGSYPVLHYCFRVSEQEFDDILGRITAQGIDYRSTPNGRADMKVNTQHGGRNVYWNEPDGHIWEILTVSYARRPSGDH
- a CDS encoding DUF502 domain-containing protein, whose product is MIFIRTTIVGGFVFLLPLVVIIVVLGKAYGIMLHMAKPLGRLLPVDSVAGIAVAEILALLAVLIVCFIAGLAARSKLARRAYRRIDSGLLAIPGYAFVKGFADHLQMEEDQTHSLQPVLVQFDDNAQLGFEIERLEGGDVVVYLPGAPDPWSGSVGYFAEGRIRPLAMTVPQAVGHIRRLGRGSDLVAKALREAKI
- a CDS encoding oxidoreductase, with the protein product MNRTRTILITGVSSGFGQALAEAALAAGHRVIGTVRQASTATAFEAHESGNAHARQLDLTDTPAIAKVVRDIEKTLGPIDVLVNNAGYGHEGILEESPTEEMRRQFEVNVFGAVEMIQVLLPFFRERRSGHIINITSMGGFITMPGIAYYCGSKFALEGISDTLSKELAPFNIRVTAVAPGSFRTDWAGRSMRRSPRQISDYDELFEPVRRARQEKSGKQLGNPAKAAKAMLDIIESDAPPTHLLLGSDALGLVRNRLSEMAREIDAWEALTVSTDG
- a CDS encoding AraC family transcriptional regulator, with product MSIDSVDIEQRGQRMVSLLAQMAPREGYNLTALPDVRFLRSNRPLNKTPVLYDPGIVIVCQGRKRGYWGSETYIYDAQHYLAVSIPVPFTMETEASETKPLLAIYLHLDIPMAAELLLELQEQDIPAPTAPCGMVSSVMEPALGATVERFLDIMAAPDDSRILGPAMVREIYYRVLTGAQGGAMRAALDMEGNFGRISRSIRRIHLDYAKALDVSQLAGEASMSVPSFHAHFRQVTQTSPMQYVKAVRLHQARLLMFRNSMTAAAASLHVGYESTSQFSREFRRLFGRSPREEVAWMRSSFELPPPASPSIFVSSH